The Streptomyces sp. 11x1 genomic sequence TGCCGCCGGTGCAGGCGGGTTCGTCGATCATGCCGGGCAAGGTCAACCCGGTGATCCCCGAGGTTGTCAACCAGGTCGCCTTCGAGGTCATCGGCAACGACGTCACCATCACCATGGCTGCCGAAGCCGGACAGCTCCAGCTCAACGCCTTCGAGCCGATCATCCTGCACTCCCTCTCGGAGTCCATCACCCACCTGCGGGCCGCCTGCTTGACCCTGGCCGAGCGCTGTGTGAACGGCATCACCGCCAACACCGAGGCACTGCGCCAGACCGTGGAGAACTCCATCGGCCTGGTCACCGCCCTCAACCCGCACATCGGCTACACGGCCGCCACCGACATCGCCAAGGAAGCCCTCGCCACCGGCCGGGGCGTGGCCGAACTCGTCTTGGAAAAGGGCCTGTTGCCCGCCGAGACACTCGCCGACCTGCTGCGGCCAGAGGCCGTGGCGGGCAGCGGTCAGGTGCTGGCCTGACAGGGAACGAACATGAGACTCCAGGATGTCAACGCCGCGATCACCGGAGCATCGAGCGGCATCGGTCAGCTTCATGACCAGGAACGCGTTCAGGGGGTTGTTGTCGAGCAGGTCGCGTGCGTCATCGGCAGTCGTCTCCCCGAGCGAGCTGGACTGCTGGAATCGCCGTGGCAGAGCACGACCACTCCCACTTCCCCCAGGTGATCCGCCGCTCGGGCGGTGGACTCGGAGACGAAGGTCGCGTCGTTGAGGGTGGTGCGTCAGTTCTCGCCTCGGCATGGTCGGCATGGCAGCGGCGTCCTGACCCCGCTGCCTACCGGCGCGTCAGATCTCACACCGGTTGCCATATCTGGGCGAGCGTTGAGGCGGTGAGGAGTTGCTCGGGGTGTCCCTGCCCCGCCGGCCGACCGTCGTGGAGCAGGAGGCAGGCGTCCGCCGAGCGTGCGGTTCCCAGGTCGTGGGTGGCCTGAACGACGGTGCTGCCGTCGGCGACCAACTCCGTCAGCAGCGCGGCGATCCGGTCCCTTGCTTCGGGGGCCAGGCCGGTGGTCGGTTCGTCCAGGACGAGCAGGTCCGACTCTTGGGCGAGTCCTTGGACGAGTCCTTGGGCGATCAGGGCGCGTTGCCGCTGTCCGCCGGAGAGTTCTCCGAGTCGGCGGGTGGCGAGGTCAGTGATACCGAGCATCCCCATGCGGTCCACCCCGGCCTGTCGGGCGACGCCGGAGACGCTGACGGGTGAGCCATTCTGGGCCCCTGCTTCGAGGGCGCCGACCATCCGCTGCTGTCGGCGGTCAGTGCTGTCCTGGCGGCCTTGGCGCATCATGCGTACTTCCGGGGGCGGACGTCGGGCAGGGGCTGTCCGATACGGGGCATGCCGAGCTTCATGCTGCGGCTGCGCCGGACCACGGCGACGGCCTCCTGAATCTGTGCCCGTTCCTCGGCACTCAGGTCGCCGAGGTAGGCCTTGACCTGGGCGACCTGAGTGCCGGACTCGGCGGATCCCCTCGACCGAGGTACGGCCTCGCTGCGAGCCCGGTCAACCTCTCCGACGCGGACATCAGCCGCTCACGGGTGCGCAGCAGGTCAGGGCTCCTGGCGCACGTCGTCAGGGGACACTGAACTTCGCCGTTCGCCCGATTACTCGCCCGGCTCGAGCGCCGCGGGCATGCCGTACCGCACGATCGGGCTGTCTCTTGTTTGAGGGTCAGCGCAGCCGGTCCTTGGCCTTGTAGTACGCCCCGGCGAAGGGCAGGAACCAGGCGGTGCCGTTGTAGAACGGCACCGGAACCTCGGGGAAGCCGAAGCCGCGCATGGGGTTGGCCTGCGGGTGGCCGTCCATGACCTCGGCCATGGCGCGGCCCATGTAGGTGGCCATCTGGATGCCGTGGCCGCAGTAACCCATGGAGTAGTAGAGGCCGTTGTCCTCGCCCGCGTGCGGAACGCGGTCGAAGGAGAACCCGACCATGCCGCCCCACACATAGTCGATCGGAGGACACGACCACGCGGTTGTTGGGGATGAGCTGCCGGGCCCCCTCCTCGCCCAAGTGGCCGCTTGCGGAACCAGGGCATGGCCCTGTCGGTGTAGACGTCGGTGGCCGCCATGGCCTGCGTGGCGCGGATGGTGCCGTGCAGGGGCTCGACGAGGAAACCCTCGGGGAGGCGGTGCAGCGCGGTGGCGGCGCTTGCGTTCGTGGATCTGAGCCCCTGCGAGTTCGGCGGCCTCGGCCAGGCCATGGTCGTATTTGCCGACGTGAAGATGCGCGCTTAGCGGGTCGAGCAGGGCTCCGTGGTAGTAGTCGGAGCCCGGCTCGGCACGTAGATCGCTCTTGCTCAGCAGCGTGGTGTCGTGGCCGAAGCAGTCGCCCAGATCGCGCTGCTTGGCCCGTATGCTCTCGAAGTGCTGCGGCTTGAACGCGACGCCCAGACGTCCTACGCGGTGGGAGTCGCAGTCGATCTGCTCCTTGACCGTCAGCTCCTCCGCCAGGTCCACCGCCTCGCGGAAGGCGTCGTACAGATCCCGGGCCCGCGGCTGCCCGTAGTGCTTTCGCGCCTCGGCGGGACTGATGGTGATGCCCAGGGTGCACATGCTGCCGTTGCGCCCGGAGGCGCCGGAGCCGGCCTTGTCCTTCTCCACGGGATGACGTGGGAGCCCTTGCGTGCCGCGTGGTAGGCGGTGGACAGGCCGGTGAGGTCGCCGCCGATGACCACCAGGTCCGCCTGCTCGGGGTCGTCCAGGGGTGTCTTGTCCGGGTCCCGGCTCAGCAGCCGAGCAG encodes the following:
- a CDS encoding ATP-binding cassette domain-containing protein, with the protein product MVGALEAGAQNGSPVSVSGVARQAGVDRMGMLGITDLATRRLGELSGGQRQRALIAQGLVQGLAQESDLLVLDEPTTGLAPEARDRIAALLTELVADGSTVVQATHDLGTARSADACLLLHDGRPAGQGHPEQLLTASTLAQIWQPV
- a CDS encoding FAD-binding oxidoreductase, translating into MEKDKAGSGASGRNGSMCTLGITISPAEARKHYGQPRARDLYDAFREAVDLAEELTVKEQIDCDSHRVGRLGVAFKPQHFESIRAKQRDLGDCFGHDTTLLSKSDLRAEPGSDYYHGALLDPLSAHLHVGKYDHGLAEAAELAGAQIHERKRRHRAAPPPRGFPRRAPARHHPRHAGHGGHRRLHRQGHALVPQAATWARRGPGSSSPTTAWSCPPIDYVWGGMVGFSFDRVPHAGEDNGLYYSMGYCGHGIQMATYMGRAMAEVMDGHPQANPMRGFGFPEVPVPFYNGTAWFLPFAGAYYKAKDRLR